The following is a genomic window from Rubrobacter naiadicus.
GGCTGCTTGCGCTCGGTTTTAGGCGTGATGCTCGCGCCCTTTTGGGTTGGAACAGCTTGTAAGGAGGAGCAATGGAGCAAAGGACGCAGACCCAGACCAGAATAGACCCCCGCGAGTTTCGCAGGGCGCTCGGGCGTTTTGCCAGCGGCATCACGGTCATCACCACCGTGCACGAGGGCCACGTGCACGGTATGACCGCAAATGCCTTCGTCTCAGTCTCGCTGGACCCGCCCCTCGTCCTGATCTCGGTGGACAACCGGACCTACATGAACCAGCTGCTCCCCAAGAGCAGACGTTATGGGATAAGCATACTGAGCGACGAGCAGGAAGACATCTCGCAGCACTTCGCGGGCAGGCCGAAAGAAGGGCTCGAGATTCCGTTCGTCGAGCGCCATGGCATACCTCTTCTGGAAGGAGCACTGGCCCACCTGGTCTGCGAAGTGGTGGACATACACCCCGCCGGAGATCACACGCTCTACATAGGTCGGGTCGAGTACCTGGACTACTCGAACGGGGCCCCCTTGCTCTTCTACACCGGAGCTTATCGGTGCCTGGAGGTGCAGCTCTGGGACCACAGCTATATCTGGTGATGGTCGGAGGCAACCGGCGGCTTCGTCTGGGGTCCGGAGATGAGGTGGTTTCTGACAGAGGCAAGACGGTTTTTGAGAATCTGTCTTCACCCGTCCCATCTCCGACGGACCGGGGCCATTGCGCTCATCGTGGGCACCTGGCTCACCCTGTTCAACCAGGGAGATGTACTCTGGTCCGGTGATCTGGGTGGTGGACTATGGGTCAAGGTGTTGCTGAATTATCTGACCCCTTTTGTGGTGTCCAACCTTGGACTTCTATCCAGAAAACCAGAGAAGGGAAAGAGCGAAGATGGCAGAGCACTTCCAGAGAACCATTCAGACCGTGCCTCACGAGACATACCTCAACCGGGCCGGAGAAGTTAACCCGGAGACGATACTTTTTCTGCACGGTTCTGGCCCCGGGGTGACGGCGTGGTCCAACTGGCAGTTCGCGCTGCCGGCCCTCGGGGATCAATACGATTGTCTGGCCCCCGACCTGGTGGGCTTTGGCAAGAGCGAACACCCCGAAAACCCTCCGAAGGGCATGGAGGGCTGGATGGACGCGTGGGTCGCCCAGATCACGTCCCTCCTGGACCATCTCGGGGTCGAGCGGGCTCATCTGGTCGGCAACTCGATGGGTGGTGCCGTGGCCCTGCACCTGATGCACCGCCATCCGGAGCGCTTCGAGCGGATGGTCCTGATGGGGCCGGTGGGGCCTCCGCACGAGATCACGCACCGTCTGGACAACATCTGGGGATTCTACGAGAAACCCACCGCAGAGCATATGAAGGAACTCATAAACTGGTTCGCCTATGATCCCCAAGCGGCGGTAGGCGAAGATCTGGACAAGATCGCGCAGATGCGCCTGGAAGCGGCCATGCAACCGGAGGTCCGACGCAGCTTCGAGGCCATGTTCCCACCGCCCCGCCAGCAGCACCTGGACGCTTTGGCGCTCCCGGATGGCTCGTACGAGAGGATGCAGAAACCGGTTCTCCTCATCCATGGCCGGGACGACCACATCGTCCCGCTACAGACCAGCATGTACCTGCTGGAACGACTGCCTCGCGTGCAGCTCCACGTCTTCGGGCAGTGCAGCCACTGGACCATGATCGAGTACAGGGACGCCTTCAACCGCCTGCTGGCGGATTTCTTCGGAGAGGAGCTGTAGGGGCCGTTGGTATCCTCGGCGATCGAGAGCCTTGCGCGTCGCCTTCTCGAGGCCGAGCGTGCCTGCAGCCCGATAGACCCGCTCACCGACGAGCACCCGGACCTCACGCTCCAGGAAGCCTACCGTATCCAGGAGGCCGCTCTGGAGGAGAGAGGAGAGCCCCGCATCGGCTACAAGCTCGGCTTCACCAGCGAGGTGATGCGCCGTCAGATGGACATCTCCGGCCCGAACCGTGGTGTGCTGACCAGCTCCATGCAGGTGGATGCGGACGCCGGTCCAATCCCACTGCAGGGACTCATACATCCCCGCGTCGAGCCGGAGGTGGCGCTGCTGATC
Proteins encoded in this region:
- a CDS encoding flavin reductase family protein, yielding MEQRTQTQTRIDPREFRRALGRFASGITVITTVHEGHVHGMTANAFVSVSLDPPLVLISVDNRTYMNQLLPKSRRYGISILSDEQEDISQHFAGRPKEGLEIPFVERHGIPLLEGALAHLVCEVVDIHPAGDHTLYIGRVEYLDYSNGAPLLFYTGAYRCLEVQLWDHSYIW
- a CDS encoding alpha/beta fold hydrolase, coding for MPHETYLNRAGEVNPETILFLHGSGPGVTAWSNWQFALPALGDQYDCLAPDLVGFGKSEHPENPPKGMEGWMDAWVAQITSLLDHLGVERAHLVGNSMGGAVALHLMHRHPERFERMVLMGPVGPPHEITHRLDNIWGFYEKPTAEHMKELINWFAYDPQAAVGEDLDKIAQMRLEAAMQPEVRRSFEAMFPPPRQQHLDALALPDGSYERMQKPVLLIHGRDDHIVPLQTSMYLLERLPRVQLHVFGQCSHWTMIEYRDAFNRLLADFFGEEL
- the nrtS gene encoding nitrate/nitrite transporter NrtS, with the protein product MRWFLTEARRFLRICLHPSHLRRTGAIALIVGTWLTLFNQGDVLWSGDLGGGLWVKVLLNYLTPFVVSNLGLLSRKPEKGKSEDGRALPENHSDRASRDIPQPGRRS